Genomic DNA from Lactuca sativa cultivar Salinas chromosome 8, Lsat_Salinas_v11, whole genome shotgun sequence:
AAGGGACGaatcatgtaatttactcaaagaTATATTAAGgagtaaatgtgtacaaaaatattaaggattaaatgtgtacaaagtgaaaaatatattaccctattaagtcatttttaccggctaacctgaAGTAGCCGGTaataaggactaaatatgtacagtttaacaagttaaaGGGGCAAATATGTACGAAAAAAAAAATCAGTGATTAAATGTTAcaaatcaaataatatattacccttttaagtcattatccctacaTATTTATGTAAATAAAAGAAGATTATATTtacatttttaaaagttaaaggtGAAAAGTAAAACTTATAGGGGCTTAATGGAAGTATACATCTGTGGGGTCACCATCCTATTTTTATAAATGAATTTGAAAGGGGTCTAGAGCCAAGACGACTGGAGATGGGTTTTTCGAAATTATATAAAGGAGCGAACAATATCATTTTTTCATTAACACCAAATGGAAAGTTGGATGCATGACGTAATTAAAGTGGTTCCATTTGATCGACATTGTCTTTCCTTTTCATTAATTTATATGCCTAATAACAATCGATACAAGTTTATTCTATTGGAAGCAATTATCTTGATCCAGATTCCAGAAGGTCAAAATCTATGGCGTCaaacgaagaagatgaagaatacCCATCAATAATAATCATGAAAATCATGTCGCATCTTATATCTAAATTTACAACCAATTCAATAAGATCCAAACATAATTCCAGCATCCGTGGCCACTTACCCTTCTGGATTTCTGCTGTTGAAAGCCATCTCTCATCTCAAAACTCAACACTAACATccaaacaccaccaccaccatgatcACCTATCGTCCACCCACCACAGGTCGCTGTCGCGGCATACCCTTCACCTGTCAAATTAAACAATAAACTATATAATTATGAGATGCATGGACTAAGAATTTTGATCCAATTAAGGTGGGAAGTATGTTTTAATAATAGTTTTATTTCAATATCTGTCGTCTCTTGGGCAAatgaaaatgcaaaaataaatttCAAATGGAGCTAGCTTATATAATTTTGATCATATGACGTCCTCCATCTGTACTTTTTGCTCACCTAACTTCGTAAAACGACATTACATCACTTAATTTCATTGAAATCGTGTATAAAGCCTCCTACGATCGACTCTACAAAGAAACTAGAAAAAGATCGAGCCGAAGCTCGAGTTAGAAAATAAAAATGGCGAGTTGGGTTCAgtcagtgttggtggttctagcCATGGTCTTGTTTCCGACCACCGTTGAGTCTAAGGTTCGGCATTACAAGTTCAATGTAAGCCCGTTTCCTGTTTCTGATTTCCGGATACTTAATTGGTGCACCAAGTAAGTCAAAGTCCTTGTTTAATTCTGAGGGTTTTGGTACTAAATTGCAGGTTGTGATGAAGAACATGACTAGGTTGTGTGAAAGTAAACCCATCGTTACTATAAACGGAAAGTTTCCAGGGCCAACTTTATACGCTAGGGAAGACGACAGAGTGATCGTTCGAGTTGTGAACAAGGTGCCACACAACATCACTATACATTGGCATGGAGTCCGGCAACTACGAACAGGGTGGTCCGATGGGCCGGCGTATATAACACAGTGTCCGATACAAACAAACCAAAGCTATCTCTACAAGTTTAATGTCACCGGACAAAGGGGTACGCTTCTTTGGCATGCACATATCACATGGCTGAGAGCCACCGTACACGGTGCTATCGTCATTTTACCTAAACACGGCGTTCCTTACCCTTTCCCTAAGCCCGATCATGAAAAAATCATCGTGCTAGGTAAGACCTGGACCTAATTCTACATCTTGAGcgattttgaaaactaaaaacgATGGTTTTTATTGGTTTTTGGTAGGAGAATGGTGGAAATCCGATGCCGATGATGTTATGAACCAGTGGGTTCAAACTGGTATGCCGCCTAATGTATCGGATGCACACACCATCAACGGCTATCCGGGGCCAACTCCTGGTTGTAGTTCTTCTGGATTCACTTTGCATGTTGAAGCCGGAAAGACATACTTGTTACGTATAATCAACGCTGCATTGAATGAAGATGTGTTTTTCAAGATAGCGAAGCATGAATTTACAGTTGTTGAAGTTGACGCATGTTACGTGAAGCCATTCAAAACGGATACCATATACACCGCTCCAGGTCAAACCACAAACGTCCTTTTGACCGCCGATCAAAAATCCGGCAAGTACTTGATGGCGATCTCCCCTTTCATGGACACCATTGTGGCGGTTGACAACCAAACCGCTATAGCCACCCTACGCTACAAAACCACCAAACCCTACACACCACTTACCCTCACCACCCTTCCGGCGACAAACGCTACTCCGGCCACCAACTCCTTCATTGAGTCTCTTAGAAGtttgaattccccaaaataccctgcTCTTGTCCCTTTGAAAATCGACCACTCTTTACTCTTTGTTGTTGGTGTTGGAGTCAACCCGTGTCCCACTTGTGTTAATGGAAGCAGAGTTGTCGCAGGCATCAATAATGTTACATTTGTGATGCCCGACACAGCTCTGCTTCAAGCACATTACTTTAACACAAGTGGGGTTTTCACTGATGATTTTCCTGGAAATCCGGTGACACCTTATAACTATACTGGTAGTGGGCCCACGAACATACAAACGACTAATGGTACAAAAGTTTACCGGTTAGCGTATAATTCTACTGTTCAAGTTGTGATTCAAGGTAATGGGATTATAGCACCCGAAAGCCATCCGATACATCTTCATGGGTTTAACTTTTTCGTGGTGGCAAAGGGATTAGGGAACTATGATCCGGTGAATGATCCAAAGAAATTCAATTTGGTCGATCCCGTTGAGAGAAACACTCTCACCGTACCTACAGCCGGATGGATTGTTATAAGATTTAGGGCTGATAATCCAGGTAAATATCAAAACTTAAAAACGTACAATTCAAGATGATACTTTAAGACACATTTTAGCTAGGTgttaatttttaatattaataattGTGGTATATGGTAGAAGTAAGTTACGGTTTTACCCTTCCTTGTAGGTGTGTGGTTTTTGCATTGTCATCTCGAGGTGCACACGACATGGGGTCTTAAGATGGCCTTTTTGGTGGATAATGGTAATGGGCCAAATGAGTCGATTATCCCGCCACCAAAGGATCTCCCGACATGTTAGGAAATTGCATTCCCCTGAGAAACTGACAATCCATGAGATTGTGAATACAAAATTCATTCAAGTGTAGAGTGCGAGGTCTTGATACAAACAATTTGTGCATGTGAAAGGAGAATAAAGTGGAACTGATAATTTTGTGATTTTAGTGGTTCAGTGGTTGATTCCATGTTGTCGAAACTTGTTTTGGTGTGTGAGAATTGCATTGTAGGTGTTTGTTGTTGATTTGAGGAAACCATAATGTaagttatttaattttatatgaggttaaacttaaataaaaagttcctgaagaaaaaaaaatggcAAATTACAAACAAAACGCGCCAGGTAGGGGTCGAACCTACGACTTTCTGCTTAGGAAACAGACGCTCTATCCACTGAGCTACAGGCGCCTTATTGATGTATTAAGACATAAAGAGTATTAATTGGTTTTCCAATTCTAACACTATTTCTTTTAGCTTCCATCTTcaaaagaaataataaataaaatttatcatatTCATAGCAAAGAACAAGGTATTCTTCAAAGTATCTACACATCACATCGTGTTATTCTTTACACTATTTAGTATTAGGttagttataaaaataattaaatttttatagtaaaaccTTTTAATTGTTAATCACTTTTTTTAATAAGTTATTAATTCATTAAgagatttatattttttatttatgtaaaattatactggttgtttcaaataaatatgaattatttTTCAAGATATATGAAATAGTTTTTAATTgtgaattaataaaaaataatatataatgaaatgtgaattaatgaaaaattaataatatttatataacgaACTTGACATTTGAAAGAATTTCATTCAATTTAGGTGTAAGGTTGCAAATGAATAAGCAATTGAATTCCCTCAAGATTCATTTATTTGTAAATTCAATGAAATTCAATACCAAACATTTTCATTgggtaaaaaaaaaatgaaagatgtTACACGCATATTTTCAAAAACTATTCATCGTGAGGATAAAATATGCAATttaaaaaaagttacaaaaaataTTAACCGATATAATAAACTAAATTATAACATAAATATAATATGCTAGAGTATTTtggattattttgttttttattcatTGCACAATAACAAAAGGAACATAATATGTTGCTATAAGTTTTTAATgaagccaaaaaaaaaaataaggctATAATAATGGAACGAAAATTACATTGCAATTCCTATTTGCTCTtactaacaaaaaaaaaaaaaaaaaaaaaaaaaagcctaaATTGTAACATTGTTACAAATTGGAAATGAACATAAATCACAAATCCAATACATGAATGTGTTGCCTTTGTAACTTCATCTACAACgatttaaaaagaataaaaaaatcaaGTTAATTACATAATGTGATGTCTTTGTaactttttaatatatttaaaaaaattaattatcgaGGGCGTTTTTTTATTGGGCTATTTCCGAAGAACTCATTCGATTCTTTCGAattttttcttccttttttttccttaaaaccccataaattgaggaaaagaaaataagaaacaTGATATAACACACATTAGACACACATATAATGCTCTAATATATAATGAGTTAAAAGCAAGAAAACAACTTACTTTCATTTATTAGTTTGTCATAACAACTTACTTGCATTTAAAGTTAGATATTGTAATATTTGTTGGTATTTAGCACAAAGAATTAAAACTATATACAAGTAAACATTGGTTTGTGAGATATGAACCCTGTAGCTAAAAGTGCTACCTAAAATGCAGTATAAAAAGCAGTTGCCTTAATTTAATCTTTGAATTGTTTTGAAATTAACTTACATAAATTGCCCTTATAGCTTTACGTTCTATTCATAAATCACCCACATACAAACCCTTTTTTTCACTTTATACCCTTACAACCCAATTAACTTGCCCTTTGcaacattttttttccttttttatcCTTATAATACATATGTTATTACAATAGATATCTTTTTTTACTTGTCATTTGAAAccctttaacttttttttttcatttttattgtgaaaaactatatttttataaatacatCTTGCAAGATCGGTATATACAATGGTATGAACTTTATATACTTTTCTACCAACAAATACAACTATACTTACTTTTTATCAACACAAttgttaaatttaattaaaaaaagattGGACCCACCGCaacaacttttttatttttatttttatagttaTGTCATCTATATTTTTGTAGATTATTCAAAAGCTTTCAACTAAATAGTCTCTAAACTCTTTTTAAATTTCCTTATATCGAACACTGTACTATTTCTATTTAAAGTTATAGttttattgattatttaaaaaCCATCAAACTTAAAAAAACAGTCTCTTAACTCTTCTTAACTTTTGATAATTCACTCAATGTTTATTTCTTTTAAACTTTTAGTATTTTTAAGTTATGATATCCTCATGAAAAACACACACGTAGGAACCTGCAACAAAATGCGGAGTCAAATACTAGTTGTGTACACATAGCATTTCATAATCAATTTTAATGAACAAAATGCTTTAATGCCAAGTAGGATGCAATTATTCACTGTACTTTGAAATATGGCTAGTGCTAAATATTAAAATAGAAATGGATAATAAGGCAAACATGCAGCTTTAATAAATCACATGTATATTTATTTTCAACATCAAACTGAAAATAGGAAATAATgattctaaaaaaaattaatattatgaTTTTTACACATGGTTTTACTGCATTTTTCTAttattcccaaaataccatttcgTTTAAAAAAAACCTTTCATGCTCCAGATTATTCATATCTTTTATTTATATAACTACATTAACATTTTTTTGGACAAATATGCCCTTGAAAAACAAACTTTTCCACAATCACACCCAAACAATTCCAACAAACAAATATTGTACCATGTTTCCCTAGTTAATATCCCTAATAACTTTCACTTCTGTTTAAAGTAGTATAGAGTCAATAAAATATTTATGGAATAAAGTTAAAATCTATTTATAAATCAATCAGTGATATTCCACTTAAATCTACATAAAGGTCTACTGCATACTCGAAATAATAAAACTTATTTGTACCAAAGTCCTAGCCTCGTTACTTGTTATTTCAAAACTAAGCTTATCAAGTGAACCAAATTTTTTGAGAGCCTAAGGTATAATAACTTAATatggaaaaaaagaaaaaaaaaaggcaaaCATAAGCCAAAAATGGATAAGAACCTACAAAGTATAGTGATTTAATAAGAAAAAGATTGAGAATACAAGGATGTAatggaaagaaatgaaagtaagttGATATTCCTTCCGATTAAAACACTATACTTTGTAAATGGATTGAAAGTAAGTGCTTTATTGTAATAAGAAGAAGTGAAAGTTACTATTTAAATGATTAAACAAAAGTAAGCAGCTTGGTACACATGAACGCTACATTACATACATATCATAAAATCAAAATCTTGAATATTTTTTATGAAACATTCAAAGTCGTTTGTTTCCATGAAGAATGGATCGAGTGTTTCCCACTTGAATAAGCGATTTTACTGGTGGTTAGCACTCCCTCCGCTGATTTATTTTCTAGGATCTATACCCTCTGATCACAACAAGCATGAGAACAAACCAGGCAGCTACTCATGAAATTTCTTTGTGAGTAAATTCGACTAAATGAAGATTTCTGAAAATATGAAAGAGGTGTCAGATGATGACTTCCTTATATCATACACTTCAGAAAAAATTTCATCTATTATGAAACTGATGGATTTTCAATTCGGTGAACAATCATaaaacaaataattaaattttaacaAACCAaccaaatccaaaaaaaaaaaaacataactaatTAAACCACCCCAAAAGAGATGTCCTCACTGAAAGAAACATGACGTAGCATTTAGATTTGAAGTAGCGGGTAGCTTGTAgtttgtagcgttttgttaaacgctacatgaagtaacaTTTAGATTtgaagcgttttgtttaaactaaacgctagaagcttcTAGTGCCGAACAAAACTTTCTGTTCAAAAtggagcgttttgtcaaacgctagaagTTCCCAAACGCTCCGTGCCGAACACGCCCTAGGTGATTTAAGAAATCAAAATTTAAACCAAAATTATCAAACGTAGTAGAAATCCACATGTTAGTAAACTTGTAAATTTGTTGAGATCGTCTTTTCTTGAAGAATCATTGGTGCTTCTTATCCTCAATtaggagaaattaaatattctcgtATTTTTTCTTCCTATCTATTTAAGATGATGACAAGTGTACAAATTTAAAATCTCaatcaaatttaaattaaatttaatgacacttgtcaccatctAAAATAAATAGGAGGGTAGTAGAAACAAAAAGTAGGAGGTTATTTAATTTCTCCTTCAATTAGTGTGGTGAGAGATAAATGAAGCGATAAGGGATTTTAAAAGACGAGAGGGAGTGTATGATAATATTGAAACTGATTTGGAATTGACTTTGTAAAAGAATCAGGGAATTAGAATGGTATCAAAACAACAAACTGTTAATTGTTTCCTaattaaatgttttattatttaaaaaaataaaaaaatttaaaaataacaaCTGTAAAAAGCTGATGTGTCATTTTCAGAGAGATGTAaaataaaaatgtaaattgtAAGAAAATGACAAGTGACACGTAAACCtattattttattgatataaGGAGATTTACAATGCGTTATAAATTTACACTTCTTAGAACATCAACCATGCATTGAATGTCATAGAGGAGTTCAATTGATTGTCACATCATCTTTCTTCAATCTATACAACTCTATCATTTTGTTTCCTATAATGCATTGAACTCTACAAagtaaaataaaatgttagaaaaatataatttattaaactttaatttttcccattaaaaagttcaatgaccatTAAACTTAAAATTTATTGAATGTTAAAATCACATCTTATAATGATAAAGTTTCTTCCATTGAATGACATATAGACTTGTTATCTCATTTAACTCTCTATTAAACTTACCATTTATAATAGGGATGAGCAGTTTTTCCCAAATCCCGATCATGTACCGGTACTGTACCGAAACCGGTACCGAACCGTACTGAATTTAAAAATATGGGACGGTACTTGGTACTCCAAATACACAAAATTTGGGATTCGGTACCGCCGGTACCGGTACCATTACCAGTGATTTTAATTCGGTTCGGTACTCGGAACTAACTTTTGATCGAATTCGGTTTTCGGGAAATCAGGAACGATACGGATCGGTACCGGTTCCGTCTCATGCTCATCCCTAATTTATAATGCTCTTATAAGCACATATTCTAATACCAAATGATCAAAATCATAATTTCATAATACCATCCTCATTCTCTCCCATCAACTTCTCACAcaacatataattatataaatgtaATCATCTCTTTTCAAATTCTTAACACTACTATTTTTTTCGGCGTGACGGCGTCCATCTTCAAAATAAACAAGAATTAACTAAttagggatcatatattcatatTCATGGCAAAGAACAAGATATGGCCACAAAGTATTTACACATCGTGTTATTCTTTACACTATTTATTTACAATGCCTAATAACTTTACACTCCTTTATAAGCACATATTCAATACCAAATGACCAAAATTATAACAACCCATAATTTTATAATACCATCCTCATTCTCTCTCTCATCAACTTCTCACACAACATAAAAACAAAACGAATATATCAAATACCCAAATCGATCATATATCATCTTCTTCCATTAATCTTCCTTTTATATATCTCTCTAAATGGAATAACAGAAGGAGGGCAATCTGTTCTTGATCCAGCAAAAGAATAATACGCAAGAACATGAGCAGGATGATCCACCACTTTATCTTCACCACAATTCACCCTTCTAGAAGGAATTATCTCAATATTCCAAAAAGGTCTCGCCATAGCCAAAAAATCACACCCATTCTGCGAACCTCTATACCCTTGAACCCAAAGATACCTAAGCGATTTCAACTCCAAAACAGCATTCGCGAGTGCATGTTCACTAAAACAACACCCTCGCACTTCAAGCTTCTGTAAACTAGGGCACCCTTTCGAAAACCCTAAAAGCCCTTTATCAGATTCACCAACATACCCTAACAACATCCATCGAACATGTTGACTGTATTGACCGATGTAAGTCAAACCCTCGTCGGTCAACCCTCCTGGCCTGAGATAAAGAGCGAATCTTTTGAGTTTACGGCATCCGCTAAGTAGAGATCGGACACCCTTGTCGAGGGGTAAATCGGTAATTACGTCTTCTCCGTCGAGCAAGACGAGACGGAAGTCGGAGAGGTTTGTTAAGTGGAGGCCCATGGATTCGAGGGCGGCGTTTGTGATATCGGAGACGTAAACGGCGATGTATTCGAGGAGTAGACAGCCTTTGGCTATGGCTGTTAAGCCTCTTTGAGATACGACGCCTTCTTCGTATTCCATTTCTTGTTCATCTGCTCCTCGTTCCACTCTTAATCGTTTTATTTTTTTGCATGAATTTGCGAGAACTTCAAGTCCCCTGTCTCCAATCACTGTTCTTGTCTGTTTATCAAGAGAAAAATACAACATTTTACTCTTTATGTTATTGATTTTAGTCCACGAGATTGCtttattttgtgtttttattgagaagggtattttaattttaaatacatAACAAAATAGTCAAATTTTATCAACATAAACCACAAATTAGGTCACGAGATTGCtttattttgtgtttttattgagaagggtattttaattttaaatacatAACAAAATAGTCAAATTTTATCAACATAAACCACAAATTAGGTCACGAGATTGCtttattttgtgtttttattGTGCTCTTTTGTTGAAGGTATGTTGTTAAAATACATGGCTAAATAGTCGATTTTCTTGATTTTCTTGAAAAAGTTACAGTTTTTAACGACAAAAACAAAGACGAAAagaccttttttttttttcaatttcatcgTTACCAAGAAACCGAAGTTATTGATTTTTGATACGTGACATTTTTAGTATATTCTAGA
This window encodes:
- the LOC111919723 gene encoding laccase-4, which codes for MASWVQSVLVVLAMVLFPTTVESKVRHYKFNVVMKNMTRLCESKPIVTINGKFPGPTLYAREDDRVIVRVVNKVPHNITIHWHGVRQLRTGWSDGPAYITQCPIQTNQSYLYKFNVTGQRGTLLWHAHITWLRATVHGAIVILPKHGVPYPFPKPDHEKIIVLGEWWKSDADDVMNQWVQTGMPPNVSDAHTINGYPGPTPGCSSSGFTLHVEAGKTYLLRIINAALNEDVFFKIAKHEFTVVEVDACYVKPFKTDTIYTAPGQTTNVLLTADQKSGKYLMAISPFMDTIVAVDNQTAIATLRYKTTKPYTPLTLTTLPATNATPATNSFIESLRSLNSPKYPALVPLKIDHSLLFVVGVGVNPCPTCVNGSRVVAGINNVTFVMPDTALLQAHYFNTSGVFTDDFPGNPVTPYNYTGSGPTNIQTTNGTKVYRLAYNSTVQVVIQGNGIIAPESHPIHLHGFNFFVVAKGLGNYDPVNDPKKFNLVDPVERNTLTVPTAGWIVIRFRADNPGVWFLHCHLEVHTTWGLKMAFLVDNGNGPNESIIPPPKDLPTC